In Lactobacillus xylocopicola, the genomic stretch TCCTGTTTGCTTCAGGCAAATGACCGTATTAATAGTAATTAAATCTCGTGATTCAAATTCGCGATCACCATTACTATTGCGCTTAACGAAGTTCAGCAGACCAATTTTTTCATAATACCGCAAAGTATAGGTGCTAATACCCAGCAATTTGCTAACATCTTTTATCTGAAACTTTTTCATGATTTTCTCTCCTGACTAGTCATGGTTTTTATACCACTTCACTATATATTGGTAAAATGTCGTAACACCGTAGAATAGTATTAATTCGTATCTAATTGACCCCCTATAATTGTTTAAAAACTAATTTAAAAGTTATTTGACTTAGAGCGACTCGAACGTTCTATAATTTTTTAAGACGAGGTTAGGAAAGGAATGAATTCTTATAATCTCATTAATCTTGGTAGCACATAGACCTAAAAGCATAATCTTTAACGTCTCTAATTCTAATGACTTAAGCATTTTTTGTCTAATATATTTTAATCACTCAAAGGCCACCTAAGAAAATGCATAACAATAGACCCTTGTAGTATTACGCTTTTTATTTAAGGAAAATTCATGAAAAGGAGGTGATCAAAATAAATATTATTTTTGTTAATGCTAGTCAAAACCGGGCAGGAAATACTAGTCGGTTAGGTACGGACTTTCTGAAAAATCGAGTTTTCCAGCAAATCAACCTAGTAGATTATAAAATTTACCAGATTAACCAAAACTTTTCAGACGATCAATTTGGCGAAATATTTTATAAATTGCAACATGCAGATTGGATTATATTAGGTACACCCGCATACTGGCACGATATGAGTGGCTACCTCAAAGTTTTTATTGAACGAATCGGCCAAAGTTCTGGCCTTGAGACTTTAGCAGGTAAAAGCCTTTCCGTATTTATTCACGGAAGTAACCCCACAGACACTATCGAGCCCGTCACTAGAATCATAAAACGTTTTAGCAGTGTAGCAAACATGAAATACGTAGATATTCAGCAAAACTTTTAGCAATAGCCCCATTTAGCCATAAGTTCTGCTGTTATCATTGAGTTTTATAGTAACAAATTTATTAAAAGGATACATCAGATACATCAGGTGATAATATGAAAAACAAAGGCCATCTTCTAAAAACATTTTCCCTTCTATTAACCATATTTGCTTTAGTTCTTGGCACCGTTGCAGTAACTAACAGCCTTAATTCTAATACTAGCCCCGTTACTGCTAAATCTAAAACTAAAGCAAAGTGCAAAACTAAAGCTAAGGCCGGAATTAAAAAGCAATTTGTTAACCCGCGCCACACTAGTCAAAGTGCCAAAAGAGTTTTCCTCAATGCTAGTGAAAATAAAAATGGTAACACTTCAAATTTAGCCAAAAAGATTTTTGGCAATCGGTCATACCAACAAATTAACTTAACAGACTATAACATTCCTCAAATTGGCCAAGGCGATGGCGATTTCAATAAGGTTTGGAATCAGCTAAAAAATGCTGATGTACTTGTGATAGGTACACCCGTCTATTGGTCAAACATGTCAGGTTATCTAAAAACTTTCATCGATCATCTAAAAATTAACGATGACCTTAAAGGAGATGATCTATACGTAATTGTTCAAGGTTCAGATGCAAACCAAACACTAGCTATTAATTCTACCTATGGTACATTGAAGCGGGTTTCAGTACGATTTGGGTTGAATTTTGTGGGGATAGCACAAACCGACCGGCAAGCTACGCAATTACATAACAAAATGATTGGTCAAAAGTAAATAATACCTTCATATCCGACCAGGTTTAGGTTTAAAATGATACTATTCTTTACTTAAAAAGACCGCTTCTTACTAGTTGTCCAGATATAATCAGCTAACAAATAAAATAGTTCACTTACGCAAACTTGCTAAGTGAACTATTTTTGATATTGCGCTATACCTTCTTGTAGTCGCTGCAGCCCGTCATCAACCATCTTCAACGGACAGGCCAGGTTCATACGGATAAAGTCGTGGCCGTTGCCGCGGTAGATACTGCCGGGGGAGACAAGTAGCCCAGTCTGGGCGCGCAGAAACTCGGCCAACTTTTGTGCATCCCGCTCAATCTGATGTACATCTAGCCACATTAAGTAGGTCGCCGTACCCGCAATCACTTTTACCTCAGGCAGATTTTCATTGATTAAGTTACGGGCAAAAGCAAAATTGGCGTTCAACTGGGCTAGGAGAGCCTGGCGCCAATCGTGTCCCCGTTCATAAGCCGCAATTGTACCTGGGATAGCTAGTAAGTTAGGCTCAGCCAATTCCTCACTGTTAAGTCCGCGATTGACAATATTGCGGATGTTTTCACGTGGAACAATTACCGTTGCTGCATGTAGAGCCGCCACATTAAAGGTTTTACTAGGCGATACAAGTGAAATCACCTTATCTTGCGCTGCACCCGTAACCGTAAAAGCGGGCGTGTAATCTTCGCCAGATCGGACTAAGTCACCATGGATTTCATCAGACACTAGCACTACATGGTATTGCTGACATAAGTCAGCTACCCGCTGGACTTCCTGCCTCGTCCAGACTTTACCAATTGGATTGTGCGGGTTGCAGAAAATCATCAGTGTAGTCAGTGGCTGGGCCAATTTTTGTTCAAGGTCAGCCCAATCAATCGCATAGCTCTCGCCGTCAAAGAGCAGGTCATTAGCTAGCACATGGCGGCCGTTGTTCTCAATTGAATTATAAAAAATATTATAAACTGGCTCTTGTACCAAGACGTTGTCACCAATCTGGGAAACGTGGCGAACAATCGATGAGAGAGCGGGTACCACGCCCGTGGTAAAAATCATCCACTCGCGCTGCGGGCGGTGATTGTGCTCCTGTTCATACCAGTCAGCCACCGCCTTAAAATAGTCATCTCCCGGCCACTCATAGCCAAAGGCACCTAGTTCAACCTTTTCTTGCATTGCCGCAATAATTTCTGGTGCAGTCTTAAAGTCCATGTCGGCCAGCGACATGGGCAACTCACCTGGCTTAACATCCCACTTGACAGAATCAACCCCACGTCGATCTGGTGCATTGATAAAATCATACTTTTCCATTATTAATCCCCTGGTTTCTGGTTTTGATCTGAACGATCCACTTTTGCTCCAATTTTAGCACAAGCGATTTCAGTTTTGCTGGGATCAACCTTGTCCGAATCAACAATTAAGTTACCAATTGCAGGTGCCGAAATCTTACCCGAAATGGGGTTTTTGACGCTGTCAATCTTGCTTGTGATTTCCGCAGTTACACGTGAAACATATTCAAAGGCCAGGTCCGTGTGCATCAGACTCGTATTGACTATTTCCAATTCATCAATATAGTTGAGGCCCTGTTCACTTTCAATCGTGCAGTTAATAAACTTAAGCTTGTGGCCGTTCCAGGCCAGGTATTCACCATCGATGGTTGAATCGTAGACAGTCACATTCTCACAGTTCCAAAAGGCATCCTTAGAAATAAAGGTAGAATTATGGACCTCAATATTCTTAGCACCATCAAAAGAGTAGTTACCAATCACGCTGACGTGATCCAGGTAGATGTTCTCGCTGTCCTTGCCAAAGTAGTCGCCGTTAATCTGGCTGTTGGTAATTCTAATATCCTTGCAGGTCCACATGGTTTCTTCGGCATTAGCAAAGTGAACATGGTCTAGCACAATCCCCTGAGCTCTTCTGAATAGTTTAGGAGCCTGCAGGGCCGAGTTCTTGACTGTGATATTTTTGGTATACCAAATACCACTGCGGGCCATGGTTTCAAAGGTAGTATTTTCAACTTCAACGCCCGTATCATACCAGAGCGGATACTTCCATTTAAAGATCGAATCCTGGAGTTTAATGTTTTTGGCTTCCTTCAGTGGAGATTCCCCGCTACCAAAAGTAATTCCTTTTAGTTCAGTGTTTTCCAAGCCAAAGAGCGCCCGCTCGCCATCATAATAGTGATTTTCAATAATGTTCATTTGTCATTCTTTCCAAGTAAATACAGTTAACTTAATAGACTAAATGCGCGAAAGCAGATTCTTTCCAAGTAAATTCAGTTAACTTAATAGACTAAATGCGCGAAAGCAGATTGCTTCCACGCATTTTTCTTTGTCTATTAATTATCTAACAAACATCGCTTGAGTTGAAATACTTATTAATTAGGTTCTGCGATTACTAAAAGTTATACCACTTCAACCTAACTGAAAGATAACTTTTAGTAATTGAACAAGATTAAAAATTGGTATTTTAATTTTGTTGCTGCTTGGATAATAATGGTTGGATATAGGAGGGTTGAAAAAACAATAAAAATCATTGGTATTATAACCAAATCAGGAGGTTACATAATGACCAATAAGCAAACCGCTGGCCGTGATAATCTAGGTGAATTTGCTGAATTAAATGATGACGTTTTATTCGGCGAAGTTTGGTCACGCGAAAATAAGATGAGTGCACACGATTGGAGCCTAACAACCGTCTCCAGTTTAATCACCTAGGGCGTACCACAGGTAAACGATCATCGCACTATTGCCAAACAGAATGGCGTTACTAAAAATGAAATGGTTGAATTAATCACACACGTTGCCTTTTATGCTGGTTGGCCTAAGACACGGTCAGCATTTGCAATCGCCCAGGAAATTTATTCAGCTAAATAATCGGAGCACATCCTTGGCATAACAGAATAATGTCCAACTGGCCATACTACTTACCCCCATGATCAATTAGACATTATTTTATTTAAAAACCATAATTGTTTTATAGAAAGGAGCGGCATTGTTTTTGGGCGTTAGCATACTTGCAGCACCCGCAGCAACGCTACAACTAAAAATGCTAAATTTAACTATCAATGGGTACCACTTTACCGCAACACTGACTAATAATTCTTCAGCTCAAGCCTTAGTCGATTGGATTGGTCCAGACGGTAAAACCTTAGAGCTCGATGACTATGCAGGAATGGAAAAAGTCGGTGAATTAGGTACAAGTTTGCCCTGCAATGACCAACAAACTACTACCCAGGCCGGTGACTTAATCCTCTACCAGGGAGACAAGTTTGTAATTTATTACGGACCTAATTCATGGAACTTTACCAGACTAGGCCAAATCGACAACCTCAAGGTTACGGACTTTAAACAAATACTGGGAAACGGCGGGATTACCGTCAAATTGACCATTAACTAACTGTTTATTTTCACGAAGCCTGATGATCATTCCGGTCGTTTGGGTTTTTAGCTAATAGAAAAGAGTAATTTAACCATGATTAGACCAAAAACAACGCTTTTCATCTTAACTTCACTGGATGGACGCATTACCGGCAACTTCAGCAAGGCACTTCCGACAAAATATTCTTCTAAAATTTTCCAGCAGATTGGGTTCGAACACGCCCTAACTGAAGACTATAACTTTCAGGGTTGGATCTACGGCAGCAATACTTCCACTTCATATTTTGCCAAGGGAACGCCCGTGATTAACGAAGACGTGCCCCTAGTAACTGCGGGGGACTATATCAGTCCTGTCGCTCACGACGTCCACTACATCGCCCTAGACCGCAAGGGCCAACTCAACTGGAAGTCGAACACAACAAGCTATGAAGGACATCCAGCCGGTGTAATCGAAGTGTTAACAGACCAGGCAAGTAACGGCTACAAGCACTTCTTGCGCGAACGTCATATTTCTTACCTGATGGCTGGCCACCAAAACATTGACCTGCCCCTACTGTTAACCAAGTTAGTCGAAATTTACCACATGTCTAATATTTTATTGGGCGGCGGCGGAATTCTGAACTGGAGCTTCCTTTCCGCAGGTCTATGTGACGAAGTTGCAATGCTGGTTACACCTGCAATCGACGGGCTGGCGGACACTGCACGCTTATTTAACTCACAGTTTGCAGGCGATCCGCATCCGATCGGCTTTACGCTCAAAGAATGCCGTGTATTAAAAGAAAGCAACTTGTGGCTGCGCTACACACCCAACAACGTCAGTGCGCGTGATCAGGCTGCGGGTTAGAAGCGCAAACCCAAAAGCACCGAACTACTATTATGTAATTCGGTGCTTCTTGTCCTTATATTATAATTCTTGCAGCAGTACTTCCGTGGTAATACAACGAATACCCAGCTTTGTTAGTCGCCAGTTATAGTATTGACGAAACGGTTTAATAACTGAATCGTGGGCATCCGAAACCAATACCACTGAATACTTTCTCTGCACAGCGGCTTTACAAGTAGCTTGAACACATGCTTGGCTCATTAGTCCCACTACTACAATATTTTGCGGCTGCTCCTCCTGTATTCTGCGGGCCAATTCGATATTGGTAAACGCGCTGGGATGTTGTTTGGTATATATTGGCGCATCATCTTCAATTATCAGTCCCTTGTATAGATGTCCGCGATGAGCTTGGCAAACATAAATTATTGGTTGATTAGCTTGTCGAAAAGCATTAATAATACGATTAACACGTTTTAAAAAAGCCGCTTTTCCTGCTAAAAGCAACATTGTTTGATCCTGAATATCAATACATAAGAGAAGATTATTTACCATTTTTGTCACCTTTAATTTTATAACTAAATCAAAACTATTTTTATGCTATTCTTAATTTGTTAATAACTATAATAAAGATTTAAATCCTAATATTACTAAAATCATTCCCATAATGGCTTTCATATATTGAGTAATTTTTTTGCCATAAGTTTTGCTGATCTTGACGCAATAGCTGCTCCTATTAGTGCTCCAGGCATCAATGACAAATCCAGCAGCCAGTCAACACGACCATTTGCACGACCATTTGCGATGTGCAATATCACACCAGTCGCGGTCATAAAGATCAGCTTGAAACCCATAATAGTGCAAAGTTTTATTTGCATCTAAGATTAATTATTAATAGCAAAAATATCTCTAATCGCATCCAATGCCTCTACCAGTATTGCTGGATTTACATGATCTGCCACCTCACCTGCGCGGGCTTTATAATCATAGCCCAATAGGTTAGTTAAAATTGCAGTACCATGAATTTTACTACCGTTAATCTGTAATCCGGCTGGGAAGCCATTTGGCACTTTAGAGGTAATTGGGAAGCCCACAATCATCCCGGTACGCTCATTATAAAGATCAGAGCTAATGACCAAAAGTGGCCTCCGAATATTGCCTGTTGTAGAATTATGTCCGCCATATTCATGCCCTGCATGAGGCTCTGCATCTATCCAAACAATATCTCCTTGTTGTGGAGCAGATTCATTACCAAACATTCTCATTGCCCCGTACTTCCCCGTTGTCATTCAAATTCATTTTGCGAATCGCAGTTTTAAAATCATAATCGGGAAATTGCTCAAATAAATTTTTATGTACGGGAACGTAGGAGATGATACCATTGGCATCCATAACAGGGCTATATTCAGCATTCTCCTTAATATTGAAACCGGCAGGAACGGTTACCATTAATGAATTGCCCTGCTTTCTTATTTTCACTGTCATGGCCATCCTCCTTGAACTTAAAAATCATATATATCGCTATACATGTAATTATACAAGTAATTACATGTATTAGCAAATTATCTTTAGCTTGTTTGATAATTGTAACTTTTATGCAGAGTTTATATTTAATTAACTAATATTCTTTCTACTTTTTCATGAAAATAATAAAAGAAAAGCAATAATTATATTATTTTCTCTAAGTGCTACAACAGATTTTTTATTCCAATGTCTGCACCCAGCCTGCTGGACCTGGTTTATTACCGTATTGGATATCGACTAATTCATGGTAGAGCTTGGTTGTGATTGGTCCGGTCTGGTCCTCGCTGTAGATGACATGCTTTACGCCTTGATAGGTAATTGAGCCCACCGGGGAGATTACCGCTGCTGTCCCCATTGCCCCCGCTTCTTTCATGGTAAAGGCTTCTTCCAAAGTAATCTGGCGCTCTACCGGGTTTAAGCCCATCCGCTCCGCCAGTTCCAAAAGTGAGCGCTTGGTAATCGAAACTAAAATTGACTTCGATTGGGGCGTAACGAACTGCCCTTCCTGGGTAATACCGAAGAAGTTGGCTCCGCCAAATTCGTCTACATACTTATGCTCCCGCGGATCCAAGTAGAGGCAATCAGCAAAGCCATGCTGGTGGGCCTCAACTGATGGCAGCAAGCTGCTGGCATAATTTCCTGATGTCTTGGCTTGACCAGTACCATTGTAAGCAGCACGGTCATAGTCACTGACCAGATAAGCGGCCGGATTCAGCCCCTTAATATAGGCACCAACCGGCACAGCAAAGATCCGAAAGAGGTATTCATCAGCGGCCGTCACCCCTAAAACATTAGACGTACCGACCATGAAGGGCCTTAGGTAGAGGGTTGCTCCACTATCATATGGTGGGACAAATTCTTCATTAGCACGAACCACTTCCTTTACAGCTTCAACGAACCGGTCTTCAGGAAATGGTGGCATGGCCAGACGCTCAGCTGACAGGGTGAAGCGGTGCGCATTCTGCTCGGGCCGAAAAAGGTTGATCTTACCGTCTTCGCGGCGGTATGCCTTGAGCCCCTCGAAGATTTCTTGGCCGTAATGCAGAATTTCAGCGGCCTCAGACAGCTTGATAGTGGCATCTTCAACCAAGTTCCCCTGCTGCCACTTACCATCCTTAAATTTTGCTTCGTACCGGTATGGCAGGTCGCGATACTGAAAGCCTAAGTTTTGCCAATCTAGTTCTGCTAATTTTTGTTTCATTGTGCTTTACCCCTTAAATCAAAAATAATCATCTTTTTTTAATTGTTAATTAATGTAATCCATCAATCTTAGCTTGTCAATAGGTTGGGGATTTTTACCTCATTGCCGGATTATTTCACGTGAAACTTTTGACCAATAAAAAAGGAACCATTCTTTTAGGGAATGGTTCCTTAGTCAGTTAAGACCATTATTCTGCTTTTTTGGTTGAAGTAGCTTCAGGCTTGGCCGCAATTTCTAAAATTGCCTTACCATTTAGGTAAACGTGCTGCTGGTCAGCCGTGAACTTGACCTCTTTAGTGTCTGGTTCTTGCATAAGTAGCTTGGCAATTGGCGTCTCCAAGTCTTGTTCAACAACCCGGCGCAGCGGACGAGCGCCAAACTTCTTGTCATAACCCTTGTCTGCTAAATAAGCCTTAGCGGTAGCAGAAACATCGACTTTGACCCCTTTCTTGGTCAGAACATGCGCCATCTTATCTAGATAGAGATCAATAATCTTAGTCATATCACTCCTAGTCAATGAGTTGAATGGCACAATTGCATCTAACCGGTTCAAAAATTCGGGTCTGAAGTATGCCTCAAGCGCGCTAACCAATTTATCATGATCAACCTTGCCATTCTGCAATAAGTTATCAGAATAACCAGCATTAGACGTCATGATGAGAATTGTGTCTTTGAAAGAGACCGTTCTGCCCTGTGCATCAGTCAATCGACCATCATCCATAATTTGCAATAAGGCATTGAAGACTTGCGGGTTAGCCTTTTCAATTTCGTCCAGTAAAATTAAGCTATACGGCTGGTGACGCACCTTCTCAGTTAGTTGGCCGCCTTCACCGTACCCTACATAACCTGGTGCTGAACCAATCAGCTTATTAACCGCCATTTGGTCTTGGTATTCCGACATATCGAGCCGGATTAGGTGATCTTCACCGCCAAACAGTTGAATTGCCAGTTGCTTGGCCAGCTCAGTCTTACCAACCCCAGTTGGCCCAGTCAGCAAGAAGGAGCCAGTTGGCCGGTTGTTATCCTTAAAGACCTGCTTACGGGCAATCGCATCAGTGATTACGTTAATCGCATCAGCCTGATCAATGACAGCACGCTTTAATTTGGCAGCCAAGTCAAGATTCTTTTGGCTTTCACTAGCATGCAGTTCACTCATCGGAATCTTGGTTTTAGCTTCAATTAAGGCATAAATATCTTGATCAGTCACTTGCGGCATTGTAGCATCATCAACATGCTTTAACTGGTCGCGCAGCTGGTCAATTTTCGTCTTTAAGTCGCTGGCTTTAGCATAGTCTTCATTTTTAGCAGCCGTTGCCTTGGCGGCTTCAAGCTGGTCAATTTTCTTTTGCAAGCCAGCTTTATCACTTGGAACAGCACCAAGCCCTTTCTTGGCCCCTGCTTCATCCATCAAATCAATTGCCTTGTCTGGCAAGTAACGGCCCTGAATGTAGCGCTGTGATAATTCCACCGCAAGTTTTAATGCACTTTCAGCGTACTTTACATGGTGGTAGTCCTCATATCTCTGCTTTAAACCTTCAAGGATTTTCACCGTCACCTCAGTAGATGGTTCTGGAACTTGTACCGGTTGGAATCTCCGGGCTAGCGCTGAGTCATTTTCAATCCGGCGATATTCGCTGGTCGTCGTTGCACCAATCAGGTTTAAGTCACCACTAGCCAGGGCTGGTTTCAAGATATTAGCAGCATCTCCACTGTTGTTTTCCGAATCAGTTGATCCAGCACCAACAATGTTATGCAATTCGTCAATGAAGAGAATGATGTTAGGATTCTGCTTGGCCTGGTCAATAACCCCTTTCAACCGTTCTTCAAAACTACCGCGCAGACTGGAACCAGCCACCATGTCATTAATATTAACAGCAATGATGTGCTTGTCCTTCATCTTGTCAGGAACATCACCCTCGGCTATTTTTTGTGCCAGACCCTCAACAATTGCAGTCTTACCAACACCGGCAGGTCCTACCAGAACCGGATTATTCTTTTTGCGCCGGCTTAAAATTTCAATTACTTCCTGAATTTGCTCATCACGACCAATGACTGGATCGTACTTGCTCTGCTTAGCTTGTTCAACTAAGTCAACTCCCAGCGGCTTTTCTGCTTGCGTTTGCTGCTGCGTTTGTCCATTTTGGTTAAATTGCTGCGGCGATGCATGCATGCTGCTGGCGTAATGAATGGGAATCGAACCATTGTTACCACTTGTATTATTAAAAAAAGAATTGTTTAATTCGTTAAATAAA encodes the following:
- a CDS encoding flavodoxin family protein, with translation MIKINIIFVNASQNRAGNTSRLGTDFLKNRVFQQINLVDYKIYQINQNFSDDQFGEIFYKLQHADWIILGTPAYWHDMSGYLKVFIERIGQSSGLETLAGKSLSVFIHGSNPTDTIEPVTRIIKRFSSVANMKYVDIQQNF
- a CDS encoding flavodoxin family protein, whose product is MKNKGHLLKTFSLLLTIFALVLGTVAVTNSLNSNTSPVTAKSKTKAKCKTKAKAGIKKQFVNPRHTSQSAKRVFLNASENKNGNTSNLAKKIFGNRSYQQINLTDYNIPQIGQGDGDFNKVWNQLKNADVLVIGTPVYWSNMSGYLKTFIDHLKINDDLKGDDLYVIVQGSDANQTLAINSTYGTLKRVSVRFGLNFVGIAQTDRQATQLHNKMIGQK
- a CDS encoding MalY/PatB family protein, producing the protein MEKYDFINAPDRRGVDSVKWDVKPGELPMSLADMDFKTAPEIIAAMQEKVELGAFGYEWPGDDYFKAVADWYEQEHNHRPQREWMIFTTGVVPALSSIVRHVSQIGDNVLVQEPVYNIFYNSIENNGRHVLANDLLFDGESYAIDWADLEQKLAQPLTTLMIFCNPHNPIGKVWTRQEVQRVADLCQQYHVVLVSDEIHGDLVRSGEDYTPAFTVTGAAQDKVISLVSPSKTFNVAALHAATVIVPRENIRNIVNRGLNSEELAEPNLLAIPGTIAAYERGHDWRQALLAQLNANFAFARNLINENLPEVKVIAGTATYLMWLDVHQIERDAQKLAEFLRAQTGLLVSPGSIYRGNGHDFIRMNLACPLKMVDDGLQRLQEGIAQYQK
- a CDS encoding DUF3737 family protein, with the protein product MNIIENHYYDGERALFGLENTELKGITFGSGESPLKEAKNIKLQDSIFKWKYPLWYDTGVEVENTTFETMARSGIWYTKNITVKNSALQAPKLFRRAQGIVLDHVHFANAEETMWTCKDIRITNSQINGDYFGKDSENIYLDHVSVIGNYSFDGAKNIEVHNSTFISKDAFWNCENVTVYDSTIDGEYLAWNGHKLKFINCTIESEQGLNYIDELEIVNTSLMHTDLAFEYVSRVTAEITSKIDSVKNPISGKISAPAIGNLIVDSDKVDPSKTEIACAKIGAKVDRSDQNQKPGD
- a CDS encoding cyclophilin-like fold protein translates to MGVSILAAPAATLQLKMLNLTINGYHFTATLTNNSSAQALVDWIGPDGKTLELDDYAGMEKVGELGTSLPCNDQQTTTQAGDLILYQGDKFVIYYGPNSWNFTRLGQIDNLKVTDFKQILGNGGITVKLTIN
- a CDS encoding dihydrofolate reductase family protein, producing the protein MIRPKTTLFILTSLDGRITGNFSKALPTKYSSKIFQQIGFEHALTEDYNFQGWIYGSNTSTSYFAKGTPVINEDVPLVTAGDYISPVAHDVHYIALDRKGQLNWKSNTTSYEGHPAGVIEVLTDQASNGYKHFLRERHISYLMAGHQNIDLPLLLTKLVEIYHMSNILLGGGGILNWSFLSAGLCDEVAMLVTPAIDGLADTARLFNSQFAGDPHPIGFTLKECRVLKESNLWLRYTPNNVSARDQAAG
- a CDS encoding isochorismatase family cysteine hydrolase gives rise to the protein MVNNLLLCIDIQDQTMLLLAGKAAFLKRVNRIINAFRQANQPIIYVCQAHRGHLYKGLIIEDDAPIYTKQHPSAFTNIELARRIQEEQPQNIVVVGLMSQACVQATCKAAVQRKYSVVLVSDAHDSVIKPFRQYYNWRLTKLGIRCITTEVLLQEL
- a CDS encoding type II toxin-antitoxin system PemK/MazF family toxin, whose amino-acid sequence is MFGNESAPQQGDIVWIDAEPHAGHEYGGHNSTTGNIRRPLLVISSDLYNERTGMIVGFPITSKVPNGFPAGLQINGSKIHGTAILTNLLGYDYKARAGEVADHVNPAILVEALDAIRDIFAINN
- the mazE gene encoding type II toxin-antitoxin system PemI/MazE family antitoxin, translated to MTVKIRKQGNSLMVTVPAGFNIKENAEYSPVMDANGIISYVPVHKNLFEQFPDYDFKTAIRKMNLNDNGEVRGNENVW
- a CDS encoding branched-chain amino acid aminotransferase gives rise to the protein MKQKLAELDWQNLGFQYRDLPYRYEAKFKDGKWQQGNLVEDATIKLSEAAEILHYGQEIFEGLKAYRREDGKINLFRPEQNAHRFTLSAERLAMPPFPEDRFVEAVKEVVRANEEFVPPYDSGATLYLRPFMVGTSNVLGVTAADEYLFRIFAVPVGAYIKGLNPAAYLVSDYDRAAYNGTGQAKTSGNYASSLLPSVEAHQHGFADCLYLDPREHKYVDEFGGANFFGITQEGQFVTPQSKSILVSITKRSLLELAERMGLNPVERQITLEEAFTMKEAGAMGTAAVISPVGSITYQGVKHVIYSEDQTGPITTKLYHELVDIQYGNKPGPAGWVQTLE
- a CDS encoding ATP-dependent Clp protease ATP-binding subunit; translated protein: MAYFDNEFDNLFNELNNSFFNNTSGNNGSIPIHYASSMHASPQQFNQNGQTQQQTQAEKPLGVDLVEQAKQSKYDPVIGRDEQIQEVIEILSRRKKNNPVLVGPAGVGKTAIVEGLAQKIAEGDVPDKMKDKHIIAVNINDMVAGSSLRGSFEERLKGVIDQAKQNPNIILFIDELHNIVGAGSTDSENNSGDAANILKPALASGDLNLIGATTTSEYRRIENDSALARRFQPVQVPEPSTEVTVKILEGLKQRYEDYHHVKYAESALKLAVELSQRYIQGRYLPDKAIDLMDEAGAKKGLGAVPSDKAGLQKKIDQLEAAKATAAKNEDYAKASDLKTKIDQLRDQLKHVDDATMPQVTDQDIYALIEAKTKIPMSELHASESQKNLDLAAKLKRAVIDQADAINVITDAIARKQVFKDNNRPTGSFLLTGPTGVGKTELAKQLAIQLFGGEDHLIRLDMSEYQDQMAVNKLIGSAPGYVGYGEGGQLTEKVRHQPYSLILLDEIEKANPQVFNALLQIMDDGRLTDAQGRTVSFKDTILIMTSNAGYSDNLLQNGKVDHDKLVSALEAYFRPEFLNRLDAIVPFNSLTRSDMTKIIDLYLDKMAHVLTKKGVKVDVSATAKAYLADKGYDKKFGARPLRRVVEQDLETPIAKLLMQEPDTKEVKFTADQQHVYLNGKAILEIAAKPEATSTKKAE